A region of Argentina anserina chromosome 5, drPotAnse1.1, whole genome shotgun sequence DNA encodes the following proteins:
- the LOC126793501 gene encoding squamosa promoter-binding-like protein 6, producing the protein MESWSCTSEGKGFVTDETVSHTDSLARTRSALMGCDSKIPCTCESQGFGELGLPEMLGRHLPRSTTSMGSLNSFFGEDESSSKLSSSIVESNSRDSSLFDLKLDAYTFKSLKGASFFSSSESSTPSKRMKVSGVHSQTAHCQVHGCNKDLSSSKDYHKRHKVCEAHSKSSKVIVKGIEQRFCQQCSRFHLLAEFDDGKRSCRKRLAGHNERRRKPQVGIHSGRDGRLLQSYNGSRFASFVCQDILPNSILDAEIYRTSDWSRHIKVEGGTQHSPLPGVPVTNGHTYFKPVISSYEIGKQYPPVHVYGTNRHPSGSILSATGSHYQHEMRSLSSGSRSIGHEGALGSEGFNDFHTTASTVQGLSRMPDSGCALSLLSFQSQNSTSYASEIPIARPLVMPVSHTRYNLSIVSDKRFSQGSTSGVSNKFLSSGPMTISNGSDADDLGTNGIFPRLQFLNAKDRLSCGGGTTVDLLQLSSELQPVEDQ; encoded by the exons ATGGAGTCTTGGAGCTGTACTTCTGAAGGGAAGGGTTTTGTAACTGATGAAACAGTTTCTCATACTGATTCTCTTGCTAGAACTAGAAGTGCTTTGATGGGTTGTGATTCGAAAATCCCATGTACTTGTGAAAGTCAAGGTTTTGGGGAATTGGGTTTGCCAGAAATGTTGGGGAGACATTTACCAAGAAGTACAACAAGTATGGGTTCCCTAAATTCATTTTTTGGGGAAGACGAATCCTCTTCAAAGCTTTCAAGCTCTATTGTTGAATCCAACAGCAGGGATtcttcactctttgatttaaAACTAGATGCTTATACTTTTAAGTCATTGAAAGGagcttcatttttttcttcatccgAGTCATCTACACCTTCAAAGAGAATGAAGGTATCAGGAGTACACTCCCAGACTGCTCATTGCCAGGTTCATGGCTGCAACAAGGACCTCAGCTCCTCCAAGGACTACCACAAGAGGCATAAAGTTTGTGAGGCTCACTCGAAGTCCTCCAAAGTCATTGTTAAAGGCATAGAACAAAGGTTTTGTCAGCAATGTAGCAG GTTCCATTTGCTGGCTGAATTTGATGATGGTAAGCGCAGCTGTCGCAAACGCCTTGCCGGACACAATGAGCGCCGGAGAAAACCTCAAGTTGGTATTCATTCTGGAAGAGATGGGCGGTTGCTTCAGTCATATAACG GTAGCAGATTTGCGTCTTTCGTCTGCCAGGATATACTCCCTAATAGCATTTTGGATGCTGAGATTTACAGAACTAGTGACTGGAGCAGGCATATAAAAGTCGAAGGCGGCACTCAGCATAGCCCTTTACCAGGTGTGCCTGTAACAAATGGGCATACGTATTTTAAACCAGTTATCTCTTCTTATGAAATTGGCAAACAGTACCCACCAGTTCATGTATATGGAACCAATAGACATCCTAGTGGAAGCATACTCAGTGCGACTGGTAGTCACTATCAACATGAAATGAGAAGCTTAAGTTCTGGTTCACGTTCTATTGGTCATGAGGGTGCTTTAGGAAGTGAAGGGTTCAATGATTTCCACACAACAGCATCAACCGTGCAAGGATTATCACGCATGCCAGACTCCGGTTGCGCTCTCTCTCTTCTGTCATTCCAGTCCCAGAACTCTACAAGCTATGCTTCAGAAATTCCTATTGCTCGTCCCTTGGTAATGCCAGTCAGCCATACACGTTACAACCTCAGCATAGTTTCTGATAAACGTTTCTCTCAAGGTTCCACAAGTGGGGTGTCAAATAAATTCCTTTCTTCAGGTCCCATGACAATATCTAATGGAAGTGATGCTGATGATCTTGGAACAAATGGGATTTTCCCTAGATTACAGTTTCTGAACGCCAAAGATCGTCTGTCATGTGGTGGAGGGACCACTGTTGACTTACTTCAACTTTCATCAGAGCTCCAACCAGTTGAGGATCAATGA